In the Octopus bimaculoides isolate UCB-OBI-ISO-001 chromosome 7, ASM119413v2, whole genome shotgun sequence genome, aggactggttaaCCAGGTCggtacaccaggctccaatctgatttggcagagtttctacagctagatgcccttcctaatgccaaccactccgagagtgtagtgagtgcttttacgtgccactggcatggaggccagtcaggcggtactggctacGACCAAAAGTTCTAATTGTAGAGATTAAATCTTACTGATTTTATctcaaaaaaagaaaggacacattagatattgAAGGGCTAAAGCAGAATACAGCAGCCCGTGCTGAACACACTCTTTTTCTTGCTGTATAAACTTGACACTGACCAAACACTCCATCgatcttaatatttatttcaatcaactaagtggaatggagcaacatgaaataaagtgctgtGCATAATGACTGTGTGGCTCCCAGGCTAGGAGTTGAATCCATGAACTTATGATTGAGGCCTCAGTTACCCAATCATTAGGCCTCACACCATCAATAGATGTGATGTAGTCCTCTACGACTATCTGAAAACAAACGGAATGGTCAAAGTTGGATTATATTTGATCACTAGGTTTGCTGATCAAGGTTGACCTTAacctaaacaacaaccacaactacaactacaacgaCTTACCTTTGATAAATGTGTTTGCAGTTTATTCTTAGTTGTTAGCAATTCTCTAATTCGGTCTGCCAAAGCTTGATTTGTCACATTCCACTGTTGCCACATATCACTGCAGCATTTTTGAAGCAACGTGTTGATTTCACTGCACAGATGTTTAGAAGCGGCACGCTCTGCTTGACATTGCttgatattattattggtaaACATACACCATGTTTTTGGCACTGATGTCCTGCCAAATCACAGAAATACATCTGATGACATGTTGCTTCATGGCAATATACAAGTTGTCAGTATTTGTAATGCTATACATTTCTCTagctgcatatatattcatgatatattCATGAATGGGTATATGTTTCTGATTAAaggtatgtaagcacacacatacatacacctatttgcatattcatatgcatatatataaattggctCAGGCCATGTTTAGTTTAACAGCACCACCAGATAGAATCTGTTAAGTCGTATTTATGTCAAATTCTGTGGTACCATAACCTGTTTAAATAGTGAGCTGTTGTTAACTGAGATGTATCCAGGTGTAAGTGGTTTGTCTGGTATCTCATGAAGAAACTTGTTCAGATAATGTTTGGAAGTAATgggatgtttttttcttctttgattcacTTTTGAGATAATATTAAAAGTAATTGTGTTGTAATATGTTATGTGTAATGAGCTTGATTTGTGCAGAAACTGTTAAATACtggtacaaaaaaaaatagaaacaagccTTCTACTAGAGGTATGTTGTCAACTTTTACAGGCAAGCTTTCAGTGGAGACAAACTTACCAAAGTGGTTGACATAATACAATCTGCTCTTTATTCAGAAAGAGAATTTCTGTTGGAAACAGAGGTAATAGttcccatcatttttttttccacctcAGACTCAGGCTACTATACTTTCACACTACTCACTTCTACTGCTGATTATGTTACCTAAGTAACAGTAGCTGTAAACTATCTTTACTGAGACTTCTGGGCAGTTAAAAGAATTCACATCATGTCtatttttaattgctatttctgtGCATTTGCAATATACAAAGCCCTTTTCTGTCAAGCTGTTTATGATGCCACTGCATCCATTGAGcacatatagtttatattatatacacactataGAACTCCTATTAACTTCTTTTCAGCAAATTAATAATGACTGCATACCAGATGACAATATAGTTTTGCATTCTTCCTTGTTAAGTAAAACAAAAGCTTTACCTAAGCTAAGTTAGACCCCGCTTTCATACTtagaaaattctttttataattctttttatgtaATTCAGCTATGAGGGCTAGGTCATCAACATAAAGAACTTCCCAGACAACTGGTCCTGAACTCCTATTATCAATAAAGAAGCGGTGGCtgggtacatgcatacataactaaaAGCAATCATCCAAGAAAGTGATCCTGTGTCATATGCTCTCTACAGAAATTAGACTACCAACACAATTACTTTACCAGTTCTGCTATATGAAGTATTAtaccaaaacaaatcaaagaagaaaaaaatcccatAACCTTCAAATGctatctggacaaatttcttcaaggaatacagACAaaccacctatacctggatacgtTTCAATCAACTGTTCCCCACTTGAATGGGCTaggataccacaaaacttgactttaacACGACTTAACAGAACCTATCAGGTGGTACTATTAAGTTAAACATGGCTTGGGACAATTTTGATTGAAACatatctaaattattattattattattattattattaaggcattaagccagcagaattattaatgcatcagacaaaatgccttgcatcatttcttctggctccatagttcaaatactaccaaggtcaactttacctttcatcttttcagggttgacaaaataaagtaacagCCAAGTAGTGGGGTTgttgccccttccctcaaaattagaAGGAGCCATTATTAttaggtagtgagctggcagagtcattagcatgccaggcaaaatgcttggtagcattttgcttatctttacattctgagttctaattccattaaggtcaactttgcctttcatccttctggggtcaataaaataagtaccagttgagtactagggttgatgtaatcgacttgaccccctccaccaaaatttgaaagtattattattagtagtattattatttaaagaagtttgttgtgtaaggccagaacaatgtgaGAAGGTACAAAATAAACTAcaagaggaaaaaacaaaacaaagttgcagttttaccttgtTTTTCTACATTTCGTGGTGAAGACCCTTTCTTCAGGACATTTGGTAAAAGTGGTAGTTGGAAAAAGTCATTGCTCAGATGTGTGAGCAACAACTTTTTCCAACTACCACTTTTACCAAATGTCCTGAAGAAAGGGTCTTCACCACGAAATGTAGAAAAACAAGCTAGAACtgcaactttgttttgttttcttttcctgttgtAGTTTATTTTGTACCTTCtcacattgttctggccttacacaACAACATTCTTTAAAGTTATACCACACAATGCTTCACCAAAACTacctcattttatttatttattattattatttctttcgttttatcACTCACGTGATGTTAATCTTTTCAACACCGCTTTGATATGATATGTCAGTTGACAGGTTACGAAGCTGGAAAGCATTTTCATCAAGGTTTTGTGCGACAACTTTATTTCCACTGTCCTTCTCAAGTTCAAGTTGAGCTGCATTGTTTTGACTGAAgtgacaaaggaaaagaaaaaacaaaagagagagagaaaaaaaaaaggaatcaaataaaaacaaaatgggtaAATAAGAGTCAGATTCAGTATTTCAGGAAAATGTTATTCATTGCAATGCATAATCTGATTAAGAAAGGAGAGATATAAAGTcagatagaaaagaaagagatatagacaAGCAAGGAAATGGACACAATGTCCAACTAAATGAGAGAAATAGGTGAGAAGACATTATGAGAAGgggtaaaataaaatgtttggatGAAATGAAAGTGAGTGACTTCAAGTTTTATGTAGCCAGCTAAACAAGGTAAACTCAAAAGATTTGCATAATAATTACAAGGAATTCTAAAAAAGAAACTTGATTAATTTTCAGCTTTGAAAAGctgaaaatgtatgaaataagAAAGATGTGAAGactcatttatttttagtatgtCAATATCATTGTTTAATCTGTTCGCTGTGTATCTTTGTGGAAACAAAGATAAGCACTCACTAGAAAAAGAACAACATGACATCACATGATATGTAGTTCACTGATGGGTAAAGTAAAAAGAGACCCCTGGTTCTTGAAAAGTGTTTCATGGGCTTGATGCGTAGCCAAGGAAGTGGACATgtacaagaacaataatattaataagttcTTACATTCGTACAAAGCCAAGCCACATATCTGTAAATAAGGGTCATAGTTAAGTTAGtaccatcatcactgttttaacattcacttttctatgctctcATAGATCAggcagaattcattgaagcagattctcTTTGGTCAAATGCTTAtcttgtcatcaaccctcacccaGTTTCAAGTTAATCAATATATTtccccatagctagacatgttttcacttGTATgactgacattcatttacaaccatcatggaATATCCAGACAAGGAaggaaacagacaaacacacacacatacacaatgggattTTTTTAGTTTCTACCAAgtaaatccacttgcaaggctttgatcagaccaggattttagaaaaaaacttgtccaaagtaccatgcagtgggactgaacccaaaaccatgtgattaggaagcaaacttcttaaccacacagctatacctgtacTTCAAATAATATGCTAGTCAGCACAAGCAAATTATTCATAGTAAACAGAGATGAGTAGTTAATAAGTTTGCaatataatatttccccataaccagactTGTTTTTATAGTAGATTGGAAACAAAAGCCACAGGTTGTATGATGGGGAAACTTGCTTATAACTGTTGCAAGGAGACagaaacatgctcatatatgcacgcacacacatacacacattatataatgggtttctttcagtttccatccaccaaatccattcactaggCTTTCACCTGGtccagagctatagcagaaaacacttattcaaaatgccatgcagtgggattgaacctgagcaCATAtaattgggaagtaaacttcttaaagcACACAGCCATAACTTACACTATAATTCAGTGAGAAGTTGAAAACCTCATGTCAAAATTAACACAAGACCCACTTACTTCACTTACACTgccattacttattttattgagtctaGCAATATTGAAAGCATTGTtgatcttggtaggatttgaacttagaaattaGAGAAGCATAACAAAATTCTGATAGCCAATTAGTCCTGTTCTCTAATGATTCAGCTACTCTACTGTCtataataacaagaacagcaagcAACTACAGTAACTTCATCTTCCACATCTGCTTCCACATCAATAAAAGGCGGTCTGCAATGTCAGAGATGTGCTTATAACACTGACCAATTCTCTTTCATCATTCTCCCAGTAACACAAAGTTTAAGCTATTTTTTTTACTGGAGATGGGGAGAGATCAAGGAAAATGTTTAGTTGTTAACAAGAAAGTCTCTGCAATTAGTTTGTCAGAAGTTGGCAGTATCAGCGTCATCATCACAAGGATCCTTTCAACCAGTTCTTAACTACTTTGGGTTTTGCAACAATAACCATATGAGAGATGAATCTTTGTTATCCCATTCCATAACCTTTTGACATCTACACAGAAACCACTGTAGAAGTAAATCAGTTAAACAGCTAAGGTGTTAGATAACTTGCTCAGACACTGAGAGTTCAAAGGTGATGCAAGTTACTTCAATTCACTTGTTCTCAAGAATAGGTGCAACATTATCAGAGAACGTTGGCATTCTGCCAATGGAAAATTTGTTTCTCATCATCTGACTTCTTGCCATAAAAGTGAAGATAAATATCAGCTTTTAAAAGCCAGTTCCCCCAATCCACTTGCAGAAATTCTTAAaccttttctttgctttttgtcaTGGAATCAAGACAAGATCAATTCCCATTAATAAATTTACTAACCTTAATTGTATTGTTACCTTTTCTATCATCCCTCGCAGTTTGTCCTGACATATTTTAATGGTTTCCACCTCCTGTTATTtcagtaacaacaaaaaagaaacaaatgttattttatctgccattttattaaacagttagtcagtataaaaatattttaatgagcattattcatttttaacatTAGCAATTCGTATTTTGGTTTCTGTAAAATGAACTTTATATTTGTCCATGGCAATTATTTATATCTAGGTGAGCTGAGCTAGCAAGAGTTAAATAGTTGACCATATTTAAACAGAACAGGAGTGTCATGGTTGCATATTAAACTACTGGCCAAAGATTCAACACAGATGTTATAatcaaaatcattattttcatcatcattgaacaCCCATTtaccatacttgcatgggtctgacaaaatttgttgaagcagattttctacagccagatatccttcctgctgccaaccctctcatctgtttccaggtaaggtaaAATTTcctttggccagacatgtttttcattgacaactgaaaacaaacaatattgctTGCATgatagtgatgctcatttacaagcaTCACATGTCAAGATAAGggatacacacaatcacatataaataaatgaacagttGGATCAAGTGATGAAGGTtgcggagagggtcatagccaactaattagggagagagttagtttagatgagatgcagtttgggtttgtgccagggacaAGCACccctgatgctatatttctggtaagacagctgcaggagaaatacctagttaaagataaacctctgtatttggcttttgttgacatggagaaagcctttgacagggtccccccaatcccttatctggatCTAGGGATACataagtggttggtgagagctgtagaagctatgtacagggatgctgtcagtaaggtgagggttggcaatgagttttgcaaagaattcagggtacaagtagggttcaccaaggatcagtcctcagcccctcttgttcatcatagccTTTCAggtgataacagaggaattcaagacaggctgcccttaggagctcctctatgctgatgaccttgctcttatagttgaatcactaccagaactagagaaaaagttacaggtatggaagcaaggtctagaatcaaagggcattagagttaacctagaaaaaaaccaaagtcttagtaagtaggaaggtggacaaatcacaaatcctttcagatagatggccctgctcgatctgtagaaaaagtgtaggtagaaactccataaaatgtacctggtgtaagctatggacacataagaggtgcagcaatatcagaggaagattaACAGGAAAGATAGTTTTAGTGCGTGGAaagtgcacaggtacaataaacaccaaaaacatacagaaaatagattccatcacatgccagggaaaaaagaaaatagaagtagacaatagcttctgttacctaggtgaccaagtcagtagcaggggtggatgctctgagagcatagctgctagaataagaataggctgagcaaagttcaaagagctcctacctctgttggtaacaaagagcctcatgctcagagtgaaaggcagactgtatgatgcctgtgtgcaaacagccatgctacatggtagtgaaacataggctgtgactgctgatgacatgcataggcttgtcagaaatgaagctaatatgctctgctggatgtgtaatgtcagtgtgcatacatgacagaatgtaaccatcctgagagaaaagatggacataagaagcatcagatgttgtgcacaagagagatgactgtgttggtatggtcatgtaatgcgtATGGAAGatgacagctgtgtgaagaagtgtcgcACTCTAacggtggtgaagcacgatcttcaaatgttgaacctcacagaggcaatgacaagcgactgagacctttggagatatgccatgcacgaaaaaagcaccattcatgcgttgagtctcatggaggcagtgacatcaagccaagtgagattgtagtcgtggctgatgccagtgtcatgtaactggcccATTAAAAGCACCTTTCAATCATGAGGTGATATGCTGTGCATGTGAAGACCTATTGAaccgagtgaaatcatagtcatgggcAATACCAGTGCTGTCTgtcatttactaaatccactcacaaggttttggtcagcctaggactataataggagacacatgctcaaggtgccacacaggaaGGAAGGAAGCTATGCCTGTGCCTGCAATAATTTGACATTATAAATATTCCAGAAGATTACTTACTTTGACCAAATTCTTTTCAGGATCATCACGGACCATTTCAATGCCCCGTTTCTGAGCTCTGATGTAAAGACATTCTCGCACCAAATTCAGTGGGTTTTCCGTTTCTACCAGAGTTTTTTCAATTATTCGCTTTGCATTTTTCAGTTCTGATGTAGAAGAAGCGATGTCGCTAATTTCATGAAGAAGCTCGTTTTTCCAGAAGACTATGTCAGAGATGCGTTCTCCTAATCTTTTACCACTATTTGACTGAGTACGTTGTGTTTTCTCATCAGCTTCCTTACACATTCTTGCAGTATCAAGCCTCAGTTTTTCTGCACCACTTCGAAGATAATCagatgtaaaataattattttggttAAAGCGTTCCCATTCATTTGGGGTGTAACTTGTATAGAGAGATATGGGAGGTGATTGAAGGACAGGAGCAGGTTTGAAGGAATTCAAGTTGGTATTTCCAAAAGAAAACATTGCCTTCTTATTCATAGACAGTGTGCTTTCAGCTTTCTGGGGTAGGCTGCATGCATTCTGCTGTTGTTGCCAGGGAATTTGTGTTAATGAACGCTGAAAATATCGTGGATTCGGATAGAAATCCTGCACCCTTAAAGTTGAATTCTGACGTGCAATTGTTGGCAGGGCACTGGAGCCATTGGAATTTTTACCAGAGCCAAACATATACCTAGCTTTCTGTGTATGTCCCAGAAACTCCATTTCACAATGAACCTGTAATACAAATGAAAATCCAAGTCAGATATTAGTTTGTTCATAGATGttgaaatataaagaacaaaaaaaattagtCATCTTTGTCATTAATGACAAAAGaactaaagaaaacaaatatgccATGTTTATAGTACTGGGTTTCACTATAATGATTATAATCATTTATAGTATAAATGCATGATTGATACTCACTCTGTTATCCCTTTTCAACATTTATAATATTAGAATTATTCCTTATCCATTATACTTTAATCACTTCAAATTTCTTTCTAAGCAAATacaatgactgaatgaatgaatgaatgaatgaatgtatgtatgtacatacatatgtatacatacacacacacataggtgagtgaacaaatgaaaaagaggtattgaacatattttgtaagagatacatatattagtttcaaattttgaaacaaggcaaGCAATTCTGGAgtaggggctaagttgattacatcagccccattgttcaactgtcacttattttatcaatcctgagaggatgaaaggtaaagtcaacctcggtggaatttgaactcagaacataaagacaaatgaactgccactaaacattttgcccagcatgctaacaattctgccagatgaCTACCCTAGGAGTTAcatatgttattatttaaaacagtttgattcagcttcatgcaacttaaagtttcgtcGGTTTCCTACAGAGATCTCGTCaggttatttattttgaataccCTCAAGaaatgtacacacccacacagccCTAAACAGCGACAACAGACTGGCAATCTCAAGCCATATGAATGGCCACATCATGGACAAGTTTAGGAAGGACCTGATAAAAATATCCAAAGAATTTGGCCTGTCTATAACAGTTATGGCCAACTTGATCTTGGTCAACTCCCTAGACATAACCCTAAACCTGAAAACAGACAAGTACTACCCTTACAGGAAACCTAATTAGGAAACTGTAATCCACAGAAGCTCAAATCACCACCTCCCCCCGCCACCCACTGCAATTTGACCCCAGTTTCAGGCATTAGCAGAAGAATATCTAAGCTTTTAGCCAAGTGGGAGATCTTCAAAAGCCTTCACCCCAACTGCAATGACACATTAGCAAAGAGCAGATTTTCCAAGAAGTTAGCACATAAAGAGGACCCCCACCCAACCTCCACCCTTACACTTGAAGAGGaccagaaagagaaagataatctAGTCCAACCCAACCATTTACCCAAGAAGTTTCCACCAACATAGCTAGGAACTTCCAGTTGTTGATTAAGAAGCATTTCCCCAGGGGCCATAAGTACTATGAGCTTTTCAACCCACATTAATGTCAAGGAGAGCTACTCCTGTTTAGACAATATCACTTCTAACATTGCAAGTTACAATAGATgcaaacatgcactcacaaaaCCTCCAAACCCAACCTGTAATTTCGGAAACCCTACCAGCTGCCCTCTAAGAAGGTCCTGCCTCTGAACAGCCATAATGTACAGAGCCAACCTCACACTATCCAACGGCACTACAAGGCACTACACAGGTATGATGGCCAATGACTTCAAGGGAAGGTACATGCAGCACATTCATTCCCTTAGATGCTGGGATAAAGAGAATTCTGCCTCTTTGTCTCATTTCCTCTGGAATGAAACCCCCAACATTGAATAGACCACCATCGGCAGGACCCCATCTTATACACTGAACACCCACAATTGCCAACTCTGTCTCTGTGTAAGACTGTATATTCTCCACCAACCTGCAGTATCTAGCAACAGGAAATACAAACTATCTTCTTGCTGCCATCAGAGGTATACCCTCCTGGTGAACTTCAAACCACTGGCTGCCAACAATCCAGCTACACCACCTTAACATTGGCTGCCCCACAACCAAGGGCAGGGTTCCTAACAACCAATGCCTGTGCAGACCACAGGCTGACCTCCCAATCTTATGCATCTCCTGTAACCTCCTACACTCATCTCCATATTCATaggtgtgcacatgcacacacacagctacatatgTATGCTTTTCCTCGCTTTCTTTCTTCCCACTAACACTACCAAACCTCAATCCAATCCCACTCCCCCACCCAGCAATGCTCTTGCAACCACAC is a window encoding:
- the LOC106881998 gene encoding tektin-3 isoform X2, which encodes MEFLGHTQKARYMFGSGKNSNGSSALPTIARQNSTLRVQDFYPNPRYFQRSLTQIPWQQQQNACSLPQKAESTLSMNKKAMFSFGNTNLNSFKPAPVLQSPPISLYTSYTPNEWERFNQNNYFTSDYLRSGAEKLRLDTARMCKEADEKTQRTQSNSGKRLGERISDIVFWKNELLHEISDIASSTSELKNAKRIIEKTLVETENPLNLVRECLYIRAQKRGIEMVRDDPEKNLVKEVETIKICQDKLRGMIEKVTIQLSQNNAAQLELEKDSGNKVVAQNLDENAFQLRNLSTDISYQSGVEKINITTSVPKTWCMFTNNNIKQCQAERAASKHLCSEINTLLQKCCSDMWQQWNVTNQALADRIRELLTTKNKLQTHLSKVIQEIFDMNKSIEYLKKSIQAKQAPLQVAQTRLGTRLLRPNVESCCDPAYVWLVGEVGEITETVECLTKKLHHAENAVQDLHLLKSNLEVDINNKSHSLFIDREKCLSLRKTFPMTPICSIYTTTKPNIPIHS
- the LOC106881998 gene encoding tektin-3 isoform X1 yields the protein MWSRIQLEMVHCEMEFLGHTQKARYMFGSGKNSNGSSALPTIARQNSTLRVQDFYPNPRYFQRSLTQIPWQQQQNACSLPQKAESTLSMNKKAMFSFGNTNLNSFKPAPVLQSPPISLYTSYTPNEWERFNQNNYFTSDYLRSGAEKLRLDTARMCKEADEKTQRTQSNSGKRLGERISDIVFWKNELLHEISDIASSTSELKNAKRIIEKTLVETENPLNLVRECLYIRAQKRGIEMVRDDPEKNLVKEVETIKICQDKLRGMIEKVTIQLSQNNAAQLELEKDSGNKVVAQNLDENAFQLRNLSTDISYQSGVEKINITTSVPKTWCMFTNNNIKQCQAERAASKHLCSEINTLLQKCCSDMWQQWNVTNQALADRIRELLTTKNKLQTHLSKVIQEIFDMNKSIEYLKKSIQAKQAPLQVAQTRLGTRLLRPNVESCCDPAYVWLVGEVGEITETVECLTKKLHHAENAVQDLHLLKSNLEVDINNKSHSLFIDREKCLSLRKTFPMTPICSIYTTTKPNIPIHS